The following are from one region of the Rhipicephalus microplus isolate Deutch F79 chromosome 1, USDA_Rmic, whole genome shotgun sequence genome:
- the LOC142780811 gene encoding uncharacterized protein LOC142780811 isoform X2, producing MPLLLRILRIQLGIRQQQREVLQEVRQLKHKRKHLLQIGGRGLREIGVNAMKAVLAHDVQVLYSLHGRKGKRAFVNLRLCRLVTDVICQKAGCDQAEALNFIKRWLPGSGDRCGGRKRRFREAFVVEQPDYTHSQSADYRLLAAAGFLPSHSSQGLDSTTVTVPPTQPDLQ from the exons atgc ctctattgctacggatcctgcggatccaacttggcatccggcagcaacaaagagaggttctgcaggaggtgcgacagctgaagcacaag cgcaagcacctcctgcagattgggggacgtggcctccgagaaattggtgtgaatgccatgaaggctgtattggcacatgacgtgcaagtgctgtacagccttcatggcagaaaagggaaaagggcctttgtgaacctgaggctctgtagattagtgacag atgtcatctgccaaaaagctgggtgcgaccaggcggaggccctcaactttattaagaggtggctgccagggtctggtgatcgctgtgggggcaggaagcggcgcttcagagaagcatttgttgtggagcagcccgattatacccactctcagagtgcagattatcggctgctcgcggcagctggcttcctgccaagccacagcagccagggccttgacagcaccactgtcactgtgcccccaacgcaacctgacctgcagtag
- the LOC142780811 gene encoding uncharacterized protein LOC142780811 isoform X1 has protein sequence MPKNSSCCFQCPLLADFYHENISMCCCVYPIYASCIFLQRKHLLQIGGRGLREIGVNAMKAVLAHDVQVLYSLHGRKGKRAFVNLRLCRLVTDVICQKAGCDQAEALNFIKRWLPGSGDRCGGRKRRFREAFVVEQPDYTHSQSADYRLLAAAGFLPSHSSQGLDSTTVTVPPTQPDLQ, from the exons atgcccaaaaattcaagttgttgttttcagtgtcctcttcttgcagatttttatcatgaaaacatttcgatgtgctgttgcgtttaccccatctatgcttcttgcatttttttacagcgcaagcacctcctgcagattgggggacgtggcctccgagaaattggtgtgaatgccatgaaggctgtattggcacatgacgtgcaagtgctgtacagccttcatggcagaaaagggaaaagggcctttgtgaacctgaggctctgtagattagtgacag atgtcatctgccaaaaagctgggtgcgaccaggcggaggccctcaactttattaagaggtggctgccagggtctggtgatcgctgtgggggcaggaagcggcgcttcagagaagcatttgttgtggagcagcccgattatacccactctcagagtgcagattatcggctgctcgcggcagctggcttcctgccaagccacagcagccagggccttgacagcaccactgtcactgtgcccccaacgcaacctgacctgcagtag
- the LOC142780811 gene encoding uncharacterized protein LOC142780811 isoform X3, whose translation MTCSTSPCTCTVLSKAQGGTARGRLGANHASIATDPADPTWHPAATKRGSAGGATAEAQDVICQKAGCDQAEALNFIKRWLPGSGDRCGGRKRRFREAFVVEQPDYTHSQSADYRLLAAAGFLPSHSSQGLDSTTVTVPPTQPDLQ comes from the exons ctgtacagtgctctccaaggctcaaggaggcaccgcacggggaaggctcggagcaaaccatgc ctctattgctacggatcctgcggatccaacttggcatccggcagcaacaaagagaggttctgcaggaggtgcgacagctgaagcacaag atgtcatctgccaaaaagctgggtgcgaccaggcggaggccctcaactttattaagaggtggctgccagggtctggtgatcgctgtgggggcaggaagcggcgcttcagagaagcatttgttgtggagcagcccgattatacccactctcagagtgcagattatcggctgctcgcggcagctggcttcctgccaagccacagcagccagggccttgacagcaccactgtcactgtgcccccaacgcaacctgacctgcagtag